The genomic stretch CACATCTATGGTTAACTGATTCAAATCTATTTCCTCGCCACCAATACTACTAATCGCATCAACTAATAGGAGTGTCTCATATTTCTGAGCTAAACAGGAGATTTCTTTTAGGGGATTTAAAAGTCCGGTTGAAGTTTCATGATGAACAATATAAATGGCATCGACATTGGTCGTTTTCAACCTTTCTTCTATGACTGTTAAATCCGGTAGATTCCCCCAACCAAAATTTATCTCTTGAAAATTAACTTTATAAGTTATAGCAATATTTCTTGCTCTTTCTCCATAAACGCCATTAGAGATGATTAATAGATTTTTGATATTATCTGTTAGAGAGGCTATAACACTATCTATGGCTAATGTTCCAGAGCCAGTTAAAACTACACTCTTATACCCATTTTTAGCCTTGCCAACCTGGAGAAGAAGTTGGCGAATATCTGATAGAATCTGAGATGCCTCACTATCACGATGGCATATATCTGGTAGGGTTAGAGATTTTCTCACCCTTTCTGAAATATTAGCCGGTCCTGGGGAAAAAATTATCATATTTTATTTCTTTTTCATCCTGTAACTATTCACCCTGTAGGAAAGTAGGAGAGTAGGGAAGTAGGAAAGGGAAAGAAAATGAATGAGAAGTTATAAGGGAAAAGGGGAAAAACAGGGGAAAATGGGAAAAGAAAAAAGGAAATCACTTTTACCCTTTTCCCCAATTTTCCATTTTCCCTTTATTACACACTGAGCACTTACAAAATCTTAATTTATGCCGTTGTTGAGTATAGTATGAAGTATTTTCCCCTCTTCCTACTTCCTACTTTCCTACTTCCTACTTGCTTGGTATGCTGAATAGTTACTTCATCCTTTGAAAGACTTTATGTTGTCTTAGATTAAAGAGGTATAGAATTGATGTATTGCCTGAAGGGTTACGAATTAATATTATCTCCACTCTAAGACCGCGGTTTCTTTTTTAGTCCCTTTATAAACATCTATCTGTTTAATTAGTTTTGATTCTACCTCAATTGTTGGTGTTGGAGTGCCTGTTTT from bacterium encodes the following:
- a CDS encoding alanine--glyoxylate aminotransferase family protein, coding for MIIFSPGPANISERVRKSLTLPDICHRDSEASQILSDIRQLLLQVGKAKNGYKSVVLTGSGTLAIDSVIASLTDNIKNLLIISNGVYGERARNIAITYKVNFQEINFGWGNLPDLTVIEERLKTTNVDAIYIVHHETSTGLLNPLKEISCLAQKYETLLLVDAISSIGGEEIDLNQLTIDVLMGSGHKCIRGVPGAAFVIVSERFIEKIKKGGKKASYNDLLTHLESEENLEETPFTPAVQVFYAFKTALLELLEEGVENRIAHYKHIAELLRKGLKEIGLKFFLNESLFSNTMTSVYLPAGFSFEKLHHLLKLKGFVIYNSQGHLKGKVFRIGTVGLISTDDIKNFIEELRKICCHPAEV